One Natronomonas gomsonensis genomic window, CGTGGCGATGGCGATGCGGGACGGCGAGAAGACCGGCGAGTGGCTCGGTCGACTGTCGGACTCCGCCGTTCTCGTCCGCGGCAACCACGACGCCGCACTTGACCCCGAATCGGTCGACTACCCGGTCGTCTCGTCCTGCGTGCTCGAAGCCGGCGAGTACCGCTTCTACTGTACCCATCGTCCCGAGGATACTCCAGAGTGGTGGAACGGGTGGGTACTCCACGGCCATCACCACAACAACCACCCCAAGGAGTACCCCTTCGTCCGAACCGACGAAAAGCGCGTCAATGTCGGCGTGGAGTTACTCGACTACCGGCCGGTGGCCCTTCCGTCCATCGTACGGCTGTTGGAGGCCTGTGAGGAACGCGGCCGACGATTCGTTCGCGACCGAGCAGCTGCCGACGAACTGCTAAGGACTGCGACGTAATCCTCACCCCGCAACGGTCGAGATGTACGCCAACGCGAACAGCGTCGCGTTGTACAATCCGTGGATAATCGCCGGGACGACGACGTTGTCGGTCATCTCGTAGGTAATCGCGAAGACGAGACCAGGGAAGAACAAAAGCGTAATCGTGAGCGCGACGCCCGAAGTGGGTCCGCTGAGCGACCCCGCGTGGGCGGCGGCGAAGATGGCCGTCGCCAAAGCGAGACCCACGGGCGCCGAGAACGTCTCTCGGAGGCGACTCTGGATGATACCGCGGAACAGCAACTCCTCGCCAGGACCGATGAGGACGAACGCGAGCACGATGAGCACGAGGAAGATACGGGGGTCCTGCTGGCCGAGTTCACCCGCCCGGTTCTGTGCGGGCGTCAACCCAAGCAGGAACACGACGACGAAAATCATCGTGATGGCGGTGACGAACGCGAGGACGTACCCCGCCCCGACGTAAATCCATCCTTCGAGGTCCGGGGTTCGGACGCCCACGTATTCGAGGTCGAACCCACGATACCGGAGGTAAAACGCCGAGAGGCCGAAGAACGTGAGGCCTTGCAACAACACCGTCGAGAGGACCGTCGACGCGACCAACGGGAGGTCGATGCCGGCGGAGCCGAGCGCCTCCGCAACGGCAAGCCCGATGAGACTTCCACCACCGAGACCCACGACAGCGAGGAGGAGGGCGGTGAGGAGGGCAAGTACGGGCGACGGAATCCGACCGGCGACCGCGTCGATTGGACCCGACGAACTATCGAGTGGAGCCATTGGAGGCCGTAGGGCCGGCGGGGTGAAAAGCCCACACGCTCCCCGTGGGGAGTTCGGAACGGCACCGGAATCAGGTGCAGTACCGATTGACCTCCATCTCGAAGTACAATATAGCTGCCATTTGAATCGCCATCAGGGCAGAAAGAGGCAACAATCGCACCAATATTTAAGTCAAATGCGTCTAAAACCTGATTGGTATGGTATCACAAGAAGTACAACTTCGAAGTACGGTCGCCGGCTTCACCGCGGAGGGACGGCTCCACACGCTCAGCGTCTGGTTCATTCTCGCACTCCGATTGATGATGGGAGTGGCGTTCCTCCAAAGCGGCGCCAGTAAGGTTCTCGCAGGGGATTTCAGCGCCGCAGGCTATCTCCAGAACGCGCCGCCGGCGAACGGCAGCCCCGTCGCGGACCTGTTCGTCGCCATGGGCAACACGCCAGCACTCGTCGAGTTCGCGAACATCGCCGTCCCGTGGGGTGAGGTACTCATCGGGTTGGGGCTCATCGTCGGCGGCCTGACGCGTCTGGCGGCGTTCTGGGGTGCGGTGTTGATGCTCATGTTCTATCTGGGTAACTGGGAAATTAGTCACGGCTACATCAACGGCGACTTCGCCTACATGCTCGTCTTCCTGTCGGTCGCCGCCTTCGGCGCCGGCCGAATTCTCGGACTCGACGCCTACATCGAGCAGTACGAAGTCGACGGCCAACCGCTCGTCGAACGCTACCCGTGGACGGCGTACATCCTCGGATAACGGCTTACCGATTTTTGACCAGCAGGTAGATACCGACAGCGACGACCGGCACCGCGAGAAACGCCGGCAGCGTCACGACACCGCTGGCATTGCCGCCGAACTGCACCAACAGCAGGAGGGCGACGAAGACGACGGCGAACGCCGCGATGACGAGACCGACGATTCGGAACGGGTCGTCGTCCATCGGACTACCGGTCGGCGTCGTGGAGGCTCTCGAGTATCTCGGGGTCGGTGCGGAACTTCAACACGTTCGTCACGACGGAGTTGCGGAGGTTGTGAACGACTTCGCCGTGTCGCTTGTAGAACTCGTGAATCCACTGGGATTGGGCATCTCTAGTCGGGAACATCATCACCGACTTCCACTGGTACTCCCCATCCGAGAGGAAGTAAAACAGCGTGTTCGGCGAATCGCGGATGAACTCCATGGCCGCGCGCCACTCCTCGGCGAAGTTCTCGGGGTTGAACTTGAACTCGAACAGCGCGAAGTGGAAGTACTCCTCGTTGGGGATGATCGCCTCACGGAAGACGCCCTCCTCGCGCATCCCCCGAATCGACTCCGAGACGGTGACGTGCGAGACGTCGATGCCGTACTTCTCGTCGAGAATGCGCGCGAGGTCCCGCGAGGACAGCTGTGGGTCCCGCGAGAGCTCCCGAAGCACCAACACGTCGCGTTCCTTGAACTCCCAATCGGGCGATGTGCGCTCCATACTCACGCCCCATCGCCCGGGCTACTGGGGTTTTCGGTCAGGAACGACCGGAGTTCCGCTCGATACGCCTCGGGAACGTCCTCTACGACCCAGTGGAACGCCTTCGGGAGCCGCGACAGCTCCCCTCCGAGGTCGTCGGCGAGCCGTTCGCCGTACTCGATTGGCTGCATCACGTCGTCTTCGGCCCACAGACACAGCAACTCGGCGTCGATGTCCCCGTAGGGGATTTCGGTCGTGTGGTTGGTGTTGGTCGCCACCGCCGCCCGCGAGATGGCGCGTTTGCCACCCTCACGGAGCCACGGTTCCTTCATCCCCTCGACGAAGGCGGGGTCGGCGTCGCCGTAGGCACCCTCCGCGAAGGCGAAATCCAGTTTCGCTTCGAACTCCTCGTCGTCCAACTCGGCCGTCGCCGGCAGGCCGAGGTTGCTGATGAACTCGACGGGCCAAGAATCATAACAGACGATGTTCGAGGCGACGAGGCGCTCCACGCGGTCGGTGTGGGCGGCGAAGCGAAGCGCCACACCACCGCCGATGTCGTGGGCGACGAGCGTCACGTCACCGAGGCCGAGGTCATCGAGCAGTTCGCCGAGCATGGCCTCCTGGGCGCGAATCGAGCGGTCGAAGCCGTCGTGGGCGTCGGAGTTGCCGTAGCCCAGCATGTCGGGGACGATGACGCGGTAGTCGTCCTCGAAGGCGGGTGCGACGTGGCGCCACAGAAACGACCACGTCGGGATGCCGTGGAGGAAGACGAGCGGGTCGCCGTCCTCGGGGCCTTCGTCACGGTAGGCGACTTCGAGGTCGTGGCCGTCGACGGTGACCGTCGTCGACTCTTGGACCTCGGTCCACTCCTCGTGTCCCGGCCCCGTCATAGAACGCGGTCGGAGATGATGTTCTTCTGGATTTCCGAGGTGCCCTCGTAGATTTTCGTGATGCGAGCGTCACGGTAGATGCGCTCGACGGGGTGGTCGGAGACGTAGCCCGCGCCGCCGTGTACCTGAATCGCCTCGTCGGCGACGTCGACGGCGTGTTCGGAGGCGAACAGTTTCGCCATCGACGCCAGTCGGACGGCGGTGTCGTCTTTGTCGCCCTCGACGTGGCTGGCGGCACGGTAGGTCAACGAGCGAGCGGCCTCCACGTCGGTCGCCATCTCGGCGACCTTGTGCTCGATGGCCTGGAACTCCTTGATCTTCTGGCCGAACTGCTCGCGGTCGTTAGCGTAGTCGACGGCAGCGTCGAGTGCGCCCTGTGCCGCACCGACCGCCTGTGAGGCGACGCTCGTCCGACCGGAGGCGAAGAAGTCCATCAGCTGGTAGAAGCCCTCGTTCTTCTCGCCGATGATGTTCTCCTCGGGAACGCGGACGTCGTCGATGACGACCTCAGCGAGGTCTGAGGCCCGAATACCGAGTTTATTGTCGATTTTCGAGGGCTTGAAGCCGGGGTCGTCGGTGGGGACGAGGAACGCGGTGATGCCGCGGTGGGCCGGGTCGGCGTCGGGGTTGGTTTTCGTCATCACGACCGCCACGTCGGCGACCGTGCCGTTGGTAATCCACATCTTGTTGCCGTTGAGGACGTAGCCGTCGCCGTCTTCCTCGGCGACCGTCTCGATGCCCGCGACGTTCGAGCCGTGGGCCGGCTCGGAGATACAGGAACAGGATGCCGACTCGCCGTTGGCGATTTTCGGCAGCCACTCCTCTTTCATCCACTCGTCGCCGTATTCGAGAATCATCGACGATCCGAAGCCCGCCGACCCCACCGCCGACCCGATGCCGGGGTCGGCCCGCCACAGTTCCTCGGTGACGATACACCGAGAGAGCATGTCCATCCCCGCGCCGTCGTACTCCATCGGAATGTGCGGCGCGACGAAGTCCAACTCCGCCGCCTTCCGGCGGAGTTCTTCGGGGTACTCCCCGTTTTCGTCGTGCTCGCGGGCGACGGGCTTGATTTCTTCCTGTCCGAATTCGCGGACGGCCTCGCGAATCGCTTCGTGCTCGGCCGAAAGTTGGAACGCCATATCCGAACTCTAGGTTCCCGTTGCAAAATAGATTTGCCAAACGGTACAACAGTGTTAAGTTCTTTACCGAGTGACAGACACTCTCTGTCGAGTCGTTACTTGCCCTCGAATTCGGGTTTGCGGCCCTCCATGAACGCGTTGGCTCCCTCGACGTGGTCGTCGGTCGCGAAGACTGCGGCCTGGGCAGCCGCCTCGTTGTCGAGGGCATCCTTCAGGCTGGCGTTGAACCCCTGTTCGATGAGTTTCTTCGAGGTCCGAAGCGCGACCGTCGGCCCGGTTGCGATGGGTTCGATGAACTCCTCGACTTGCTCCTCGAAGTCCTCCTCGTAGACGTGGTTGAACAGCCCGAGTTCGCCGGCCTCCTCGGCGTCGAGCAGTTCGCCGGTGAAGACGAGTTCCTTCGCCTTGCTGGCGCCGACCTGTCGCGGCAGGAGATACGACGTGCCGGTGTCGATTGCGAGACCGACCTGCCGGAAGCCGAAGGAAATCTGGGCGTCGGCGGAGGCGAGCGTCACGTCGGCGGCGATGGCGAGGTTCGCACCCGCGCCGTAGGCCGTGCCGTCGACCTTGGCGATGGTCGGGAGGTGGAACTCGGCGACGCGCTGGATGGCCCGACTCGTGTCGTGTTGGATGCCTTCGACGGCCTCGTGGAGTTCGGCGGTGCCGCTCATCAACTCGACCATGGAGTTCACGTCGCCGCCGGCACAGAACGTCCCCTCCTTGCCGGTGACGACGAGACAGCGGGCCTCATCGGAGTCCTCGACTTCGTCGACGGCGTCGACGATAGCGTTGGACATCTCCTCGGAAAGCGCATTGCGGTTGTCGGGTCGGTTCAGCGTTATCGTCGCGACGCCCTCGTCGATATCGAGGAGCACTGGGTCACTCATGATACGTCTCGACATGCGAGGCCACCGGCTAAAGTGTTGCCACGTGGTTGACCATCGTTTGTCAACCTTGCCCCCCGAGTTAACGGCGAAAATATAAAGTCGCTTTTCAGTTACGATTGCTCACCGAGAGGTCGGTTCCCTACTCGCTGCCGAGGTACGCCTCTTGGACGTCCGGGTTCTCCCGGATTTCCTCGGGCGTCCCCTCCGCGAGCAGTTCGCCGAAGTTGATGACGATGGCCCTGTCGATGAGTTCGAGCAACCCGCGCATGTTGTGGTCGACGACGACGAGCGTCGTTCCCTCCTCGCGGAGTTCGGTCAGCAGACTCGAAATCTGTCCGATTTCGCCCTCCGCCAGCCCCGCGAAGGGTTCGTCGATTAGCATCATGTCGGGGTCGGTCGCCATCGCACGGGCGAGTTCCAACCGGAGCATCCCCGCGTGGGGGAGTTCGTCGGGCATCCGGTGCATCTCCTCGCCCAGACCGACGCGTTCGCACAACTCGATGGCCTGCGCTCGCGTCTCCCCGCGCAGGCCGCTCGTCGAGAACAGTCGGTCGGGAACCAGCGCCGTCTGGACGTTCGCGAGGATGGTCCGGTCCTCGAAGGGCCGGAACTCCTGGAACGTCCGTGCCAGTCCCTTTCCGACCATCTCGTAGGCGGGAAGACCGGTGACGTCCTCGCCGCGGTAGTACACCGTCCCCTCCGTCGGGGGATACCGGCCGGTGATGCAGTTGAACGTCGTCGACTTCCCGGCGCCGTTCGGGCCGATGAAGCCGAGTATCTCCTGTTCTTCGACCGCAAACGAGAGGTCGTCGACCGCGGTCAGTCCACCGAAGCGCTTGGTGAGACCGTCCGCGACCAACACGCCGTCGTCGGGGTCGAAATTGCGGGCGTCGTCGGCCCCCGGCGTCTGCTCGGCGTCGCCCAATTGGGCTTCGCTGCTCATCGGCGCTCACCTCCGAACAACTCACGGAGGTCGTCGGTCCACGACTCGACGATACGTTCGCCGCGGCTCTTGCCGCCGTCTGCGACCGCTTCACCCGCCTGTGGTTCCGAGCGAGCGCGCCACTCGCCGACCACCCGGGGGACGATTCCCTCCGGCAGGTAAAACAGGAATCCGAGAGTCACGATGCCGAACAGCAGGAAGTAGACCTCGCCAACCGGGACGTTGACGACGGGAATCGTAAATTCGAGGTTCCGCAGGAACACCCGAAGTAGATAGAAGAACAGGCCACCGATGGCGGCGCCGGTGATGGTGCCGATGCCGCCGAGGATGGCGGCGACGATGACCTCGATGCTGATGATGAGCGCCAGCAGTTCGGAGACGTTGAAGCCGCCGACACTGTGACCGTACATCGCGCCCGCGAGGCCGCCGATTAGCCCCGAAAGCACGAAGGCGAACAGTTTGAACTTCGCGGGGTTCTTGCCGGTCGCCGCGACGGATATCTCGTCAGCACGGATGGCCGTGAACACCATCCCCGCATCCGAGCGGGTGATGGCGACGAAGACGACCAGTGCGAACAGGAACACGAACAGCGCGAGGTAGTACCCCGAGTAGGGGTCGAACCCGGGCGACGGTATCGGTCCGATGGCGCTGAACTTCTCGACGGTGCCGACGCTCACGAGGCCGAGTTCCCCACCGGTCAAGTCCGGGAAGAACCGGAACACCGAGATGAGGATAATCGGCGTCACGAGCGTGATAAGCGAGAAGTACGGCCCCTTGACGCGCAGCGACGGGAAGCCGATGAGCAACCCGGCGAGGCCCGCCGCGACTGCACCGAGGGGCGCCGCAATCCACGGGTCGAGACCCATATGCAGGTTCAACATCCCCGAGGTGTAGCCGCCGACCCCGAAGAACAGCCCGTGACCGAACGAGATTTCGCCAGTGTAGCCGGAGACGAAGTCCCAGCTCATCACGAACGTCGCGAAGAACAGCGCCGACGAGAGGTAAATCGCGTAAATCGCCGGGATGACGAGCGGCAGGACGAACAGCGACAGGATACCGAGCAGGCCGACCTGCTGGTGGCGCTGCATCTCGACGGGGTTGAGGATGTCGCCCCACGACTTCAAATCGGATTGGGTCTGTCCCGACATCTCACTCCTCCACGAGTTCGCGGCCGAAGAGGCCCTTGGGTCTGATGAGCAACACGAGCACCAACACGACCAGCGCCGAAACCCCAGCGAGCCGTTCGCTGAGGAACTGAATCGTCATCTGATCGAGGAAACTGATGAGGTAGGCGCCGATGACACTCCCGCGGATGCTGCCGAGACCACCCAACACGACGATGGAGAACGACAGCAGCAGCGGATTGCGACCCATCAGTGGGTTCGCCGTCTGGAACGATGCGAGGAACAGCCCCGCGAGACCGGCGAGGGCGCCGGCGAGCACCCACGTGTAGGAGTACACCTGCTCGGAGTCGATGCCGACGAGCGCGGCGCCTTTATCCGACATCGAGGTCGCGAGAATGGCCTTTCCGGTTCGCGTCCGGTTGACGAAGTAAAACAGGCCACCGATGAGCACCCACGACAGCACGAACACGAGGATGCGGTTGAGTTGGATGCTGTCGCTGAGGACGGTAATCGACCCATCGAGGAGTTGCGGCACGAGCAACTCCTCGCCGCCGAAGATGACGAGCATCAGTTGCTCGACAACGATGGCGACGACCAGCGTCAGGATGAGCACGGTGACCGGATTGTGTCGGACTTTACTGATGAGACCCTTGTACAGCGCAAGGGAGAACGCCCCGGAGATGACTGCCGCGGCGATGGCACCGAGAACGATACTTCCCGTGGCGGCGTCGACGGCGTAGGCGCTGTAGGCGCCCACGGTGATTATCGCCCCGTGGGAGAGGTTCAACACCCCGCCCACGCCGAAGATGAGCGTGAAGCCGATGGCTACCAACGAGTACAACGCCCCCAACATGAGGACGTTCGTCGCGATAGTGATGGCACTTACCATCGTGTCTTAGGCCCACGGTGGCGACTGGTACTCTGCTTCCTCCAGGTCGTCGGGCCAGAGGACGCGCTGGTGGCCCTCGCCGCTTTCGTCGGCCTGCCACTGGAAGTAGACGCCTTGTGCGTAGTCGGCGCCGTACCGGACGTCGTGGGGGAACCGGCCGTCGGGACCGAAGAATTCGATATTCCCACCGGTGCCGGTGTAGGACATCCCCTCCAGTTCGGAGACGAGGTCGTCGCTGTTGACGCTCTCGGTCGCCTCGATGGCCTCCTTTATCATGTACACCGCGTCGTACGCCGAGTAGCCGGTGTACACCGGGAGACTGTCGTATTCCTCTTGATAGGCGTCGGCGTACGGTACCGTCTTCTCGGTGACCTCGGAGTTGGCCGTCGCCGTCGTCTGTGAGAACGTCGAGATGGCTGCTCCCTGAGTCGCCTCGTAGAACGACGGCAACTGCGTCGGGACGTGGATACCACCGAAGCCGAACGGCCGCTGCTGTTGGGCCCACTGGACGAGCGCCGTCGTCCCGGTGTGTGCTAGGGCCGTGTAGGCGCCGTCGACCTCGTCGGACTCGAGTTGGTCGTACACCGGTGTGAAGTCCTCGGTGCCCTCCGCAACACGGCGGACCTCGGTTACCTCGACGCCGGCCTCCTCTTCGAGTTGGGACTGAATATCGTTAGTAATCGGCTCCGTCCACTTGTAGTCCTCCGCGAGGAAGGCGATTTTCTCCCAGCCCATCTCCTCGAAGCGGTCCGCAGCGAACTGAACCTGTGACTCACCGAGGAACACGGAGTTGATGGGACCGACACGGAACCAGTACTTGTTCCGGTCGTAGTTCTCCTCGACGAGGGCGGGGGCCTCCGGCGTCGCGGCACCCGCGGTGAGGTGGACGGTGCTCTGCTGGGCGATGTTACCCATAATCGACAGCAGGCTCTCGGAGCCGAAGATGCCGACCGTGGCGTCGACGTTCTCGCCGGTCGTCAGCTCCTGGTAGACCTCACGGGTCGTCCCGGGCTGGTCCTTCGTGTCCTTCGTCGAGACCTCCACGTCGGCGCCGGCGATGCCGCCGTCGTCGTTGATTTCGCTGACGGCGAGTTCGGCGCTTTTCAGAATCGAATCGCCCATCGGCGAGTCGGCGGGCCCGAGAGCGCCGATGGTGACGGTGTCGGGAACGCCACCGCCGCCGTTGCCGTTCCCGTTGCCGCCGCCCAGACAGCCCGCCAAAGCAGTCCCCACGGCCCCTGCACCCGTTGCTCTCAGGAACGAGCGTCGATTGACCCCGAGAGCGCTGTTTGTTCGTGAACCGTTCGACCGTCGGCTGCCATTATTATTGTTAACCATTACCGCTATCCGTCCTTATGGGACAACCATCATAAATGTGCTGCTGGTTTCCAGACGACACGATGTTAGAGAAAAAGCAATTTTCTACTACCGATGGTAATATTTGGTGAAAGCGGTCAAATTCTGTAGTTTTTCATGGGCGAAATTCCATATCCCGGAAAGCGGCATACGTGACAGCTCAGCGAGCAGTCCACCCGCCGTCGACCGCCAGCGTCTCGCCGGTTGCATACGAGGCGAGGTCGCTGGCGAGAAACACCGCCGGCCCGGCGATTTCCTCGGGGTCCGCAAAGCGGTTCAGCGGCGTCCTCGCCTCGATGGAGTCACGCAGGTCGTCGTTTTCCTGAAGGTCGGTCGTGAGGTCCGTCGCGACGTACCCCGGCGCCAGACAGTTCACCCGCACGTCCGGCGCCCAATCGAGGGCGAGACTCTTCGTCAACCCGACCAGTCCGTGTTTGGAGGCGACGTAGGGGTGTTGCCGGGGGAGACCGACGATGCCGCCGACCGACGCGACGTTCAACAGGGTGCCGCCAGCGTCCTTCAGCGACGACTCGGCAGCACGGGCACAGGCGAAGGCCCCACCCAAATTCACGTCCAGCACCGAATCGAACCCCTCCTCGGAGACGGCCTCCGGCGTTCCCAGCGCGTCGTCGGGGTTGATGCCGGCGTTGTTGACGACGATGTCGACGCCGAGGTCGCTGGCGATACGGTCAAAACAGGCCTCGACGGCCTCGGTGTCGGCCACGTCGAGGGTTTCGGTGCGACTCTCGACGCCGCGGTCACGAACCTCCTCGACGACGGCCTCGACGGCGTCTTCTGTCCGTGCCAGCGGAACGACGTTCGCGCCAGCGTCGGCGAACCCCAACGCGATTGCCCGGCCGATACCGCGGGAGCCACCAGTGACGACGGCAGTTCGTCCCGAGAGGTCGAGTTCCATACCGCCTCCGCGGCCGGCGTCTGCAAAAAGCCACCTACCGAAGGGAACGCCTTCGTAACGCTCATACGCCCGATACGTCTAAGGGTACCCAATGGAACTGCGCGTCATCGAGAACTTGGAGAACGAGTTGTCCATCGAGATTCAGGGCGAAGACCACACGTTCATGAACGTGCTGAAGGGTGCCCTGCTCGAAGTCGAGGGCGTCACCGCCGCCACATACGACATGAACCCCGAGCAGTCCGGTGGTCAGACCGACCCCGTCGTCACCATCAAGACCGACGATACGATTGCGCCTCTGGATGCGCTCGAGGAGGCCACCGGCGGTGTCAAAGAGAAGACCACCGCGTTCCGGGACGCCTTCGAATCCGCGGCCTGACGGCTTTTCTCTCCCCGAAACCGCTTTGCGTCTTCCACTCCGAGCGACGTGTATGCACCGACGGAGTTTCCTCGCCTCGACCGGGGCGGCGGCGGCCGCATTCGCCGGTTGTCTCGGCGGCGACGGCGAAAGCGACGACGGGTCGGGAAACGACGGCTACCCACCCGCCTCTGAGGACACCCCCGAACCAATGGGCGTCGACACGGACGGCTTCCAGCGCATCGACGTCGAAGGAACCGCGGTTCCGCTGGCCCCCATCGAGGTGACCTACAACTGGTACCGGCGACGGGAGGCGCGCTTTGCTGACGCCCGCGGCGAGGGCCAATACGAACGCGCCCACATCGAAGGCGCCGCCTGGAGTCCCGCACCGGAGGGCCGAACGAACGACCCCGTCAAGTCGTGGCCACGCGAGGACCGCATCGTCTGTTACTGTGGCTGTCCACACCACCTCTCGTCGCTCCGAGCGGCCACCCTCATCGAAGCCGGCTACGAGAACGTGTACGTCATCGACGAGGGGTTCTTCGAGTGGTTGGAGCGGGAGTACCCGGCGGTCGGGTCGGAGATACAGAACAACGTTGCGTCCTACACCATCGCCGGACGAACCGACCCCGCCCACGCCGAGGCCACCGTCTACGCCGCCCACGAACCCACGGACCAACGGGAGGCCGCCTTCGTCGACGACGACGGCGGCTACGAGATGACGCTGCACTTCGGCGGACTCACCGAAGACAGCGAAATCCGGCTGGAAACCCCGGCGTACGAACTCCTCGCGCCGCTGTCGGAGCTCACCGCCGGCGTAATAACGGGACCGTAATCAGATTCGCATCGGGATGCCCTGCTCGTCGAGGTATCGCTTGACCTCGTCGACGGAGTACTCCTCGAAGTGGAAGATAGAGGCCGCAAGCGCCGCGTCGGCGTTGGCTTCGGTGAACACTTCCTCCATGTGGGCGGGCGAACCACACCCCGAGGAGGCGATGACCGGCGTCGAGACGTTGTCACAGACCGCCTTCGTCAGCGGGATGTCGTAGCCGTCCTTCGTGCCGTCGGCGTCGATGGAGTTGACGAACAACTCGCCGGCACCGCGGTCGGCCGCCTCCCGCGCCCACTCCACCACGTCGATGTCGGTCCCCTCGCGGCCCCCCTTGACGGTACATTCGAACCAGCAGGACTCGCCGTCGACCTCAGCGTAGTACTCGCCGGCCTCGTCGTAGCGCCGCCGGGCGTCGACCGAGATGACGATACACTGACTGCCGAAGGCTTCGGCGCCCTCGCCGACCAACTCGGGACGCTCTAAGGCGCCGGTGTTGATGGATACCTTGTCGGCGCCGGCCCGCAGCGTCTCCTTGATGTCGTCTTTCGTCCGGATGCCGCCGCCGACGGTCAGCGGGATGAAACACTCATCGGCGACCGCCGAGACGGTTTCGAGCATCGTCTCTCGACCCTCAGCCGACGCCGTGATGTCGAGGAAGACGAACTCGTCGGCGCCGGCCTCGTTGTACTTCTTTGCGAGTTCGACGGGGTCACCGGTGTACTCGAGGTCCTCGAAGTTGACGCCGGTGTAGACGGCTGCGTTGCCGTCGTCGTCCAAATCCACGTCGATACAGGGGATAATCCGCTTCGTGAGCGTCATCTGATAGGCGTTTGTACGACGCCCGTTCCTAAAAGGAGTCGGGAACTGATGCCGCCAGTTCGACCATCGAACCCTCAGTCGGCGGCGGTGTCGGGGTCCGCGTCGCTGAACATCGTTCCGACGTCTACGTCCTCGGTTTCGGATGCGGGTGGGTCGTACAGTTCGTGGGCGGTAAATCCGAGCGGCCCGGCCAACACGACGTACGGCACCTGTCGAATCAACTGATTGTGGGCCGTCACCGACTCGTTGTACACCTCCCGTCGGTCCGCGATTTGCTCTTCGATGCGGGCGATTTCGTCCTGAAGCGACTGGAGGTTCTGGACGGCCTGCGGTTCGGGGTGGTCCTCGGCCCGGACGTTCAGCCGGCCGAGCGCCCCTCTGATGGCTTCTCCGGCCGCGGCCTCCTCCTCTGGCGTCTCGGCCCGCTGGGCCTGTTCGCGGGCTTCGACGATGTCCGACAGCAACTCCTCCTCGAAGTCCATCGCCCGCTTGGCCGTGTCGACGAGTTTTTCGAGAGCGTCCTGTCGCTGTTTGAGCAACACGTCGATGTCCGCCCACGCGTTCTTGACCCGTTCGTCTACCCGAACGAGTCGGTTGTACAGCGAGACGACGTACGCCCCGACGACGACGACGGCAAGGATGACCACCACCGCACCGACGATAGTGAGGATATTTACCATACTGTCTGGATGCAACGACCGGC contains:
- a CDS encoding SDR family NAD(P)-dependent oxidoreductase; this translates as MELDLSGRTAVVTGGSRGIGRAIALGFADAGANVVPLARTEDAVEAVVEEVRDRGVESRTETLDVADTEAVEACFDRIASDLGVDIVVNNAGINPDDALGTPEAVSEEGFDSVLDVNLGGAFACARAAESSLKDAGGTLLNVASVGGIVGLPRQHPYVASKHGLVGLTKSLALDWAPDVRVNCLAPGYVATDLTTDLQENDDLRDSIEARTPLNRFADPEEIAGPAVFLASDLASYATGETLAVDGGWTAR
- a CDS encoding rhodanese-like domain-containing protein, with protein sequence MHRRSFLASTGAAAAAFAGCLGGDGESDDGSGNDGYPPASEDTPEPMGVDTDGFQRIDVEGTAVPLAPIEVTYNWYRRREARFADARGEGQYERAHIEGAAWSPAPEGRTNDPVKSWPREDRIVCYCGCPHHLSSLRAATLIEAGYENVYVIDEGFFEWLEREYPAVGSEIQNNVASYTIAGRTDPAHAEATVYAAHEPTDQREAAFVDDDGGYEMTLHFGGLTEDSEIRLETPAYELLAPLSELTAGVITGP
- a CDS encoding ABC transporter substrate-binding protein — translated: MGTALAGCLGGGNGNGNGGGGVPDTVTIGALGPADSPMGDSILKSAELAVSEINDDGGIAGADVEVSTKDTKDQPGTTREVYQELTTGENVDATVGIFGSESLLSIMGNIAQQSTVHLTAGAATPEAPALVEENYDRNKYWFRVGPINSVFLGESQVQFAADRFEEMGWEKIAFLAEDYKWTEPITNDIQSQLEEEAGVEVTEVRRVAEGTEDFTPVYDQLESDEVDGAYTALAHTGTTALVQWAQQQRPFGFGGIHVPTQLPSFYEATQGAAISTFSQTTATANSEVTEKTVPYADAYQEEYDSLPVYTGYSAYDAVYMIKEAIEATESVNSDDLVSELEGMSYTGTGGNIEFFGPDGRFPHDVRYGADYAQGVYFQWQADESGEGHQRVLWPDDLEEAEYQSPPWA
- a CDS encoding DNA-directed RNA polymerase subunit L, encoding MELRVIENLENELSIEIQGEDHTFMNVLKGALLEVEGVTAATYDMNPEQSGGQTDPVVTIKTDDTIAPLDALEEATGGVKEKTTAFRDAFESAA
- a CDS encoding branched-chain amino acid ABC transporter permease; its protein translation is MVSAITIATNVLMLGALYSLVAIGFTLIFGVGGVLNLSHGAIITVGAYSAYAVDAATGSIVLGAIAAAVISGAFSLALYKGLISKVRHNPVTVLILTLVVAIVVEQLMLVIFGGEELLVPQLLDGSITVLSDSIQLNRILVFVLSWVLIGGLFYFVNRTRTGKAILATSMSDKGAALVGIDSEQVYSYTWVLAGALAGLAGLFLASFQTANPLMGRNPLLLSFSIVVLGGLGSIRGSVIGAYLISFLDQMTIQFLSERLAGVSALVVLVLVLLIRPKGLFGRELVEE
- the hisF gene encoding imidazole glycerol phosphate synthase subunit HisF; translation: MTLTKRIIPCIDVDLDDDGNAAVYTGVNFEDLEYTGDPVELAKKYNEAGADEFVFLDITASAEGRETMLETVSAVADECFIPLTVGGGIRTKDDIKETLRAGADKVSINTGALERPELVGEGAEAFGSQCIVISVDARRRYDEAGEYYAEVDGESCWFECTVKGGREGTDIDVVEWAREAADRGAGELFVNSIDADGTKDGYDIPLTKAVCDNVSTPVIASSGCGSPAHMEEVFTEANADAALAASIFHFEEYSVDEVKRYLDEQGIPMRI
- a CDS encoding branched-chain amino acid ABC transporter permease, with the protein product MSGQTQSDLKSWGDILNPVEMQRHQQVGLLGILSLFVLPLVIPAIYAIYLSSALFFATFVMSWDFVSGYTGEISFGHGLFFGVGGYTSGMLNLHMGLDPWIAAPLGAVAAGLAGLLIGFPSLRVKGPYFSLITLVTPIILISVFRFFPDLTGGELGLVSVGTVEKFSAIGPIPSPGFDPYSGYYLALFVFLFALVVFVAITRSDAGMVFTAIRADEISVAATGKNPAKFKLFAFVLSGLIGGLAGAMYGHSVGGFNVSELLALIISIEVIVAAILGGIGTITGAAIGGLFFYLLRVFLRNLEFTIPVVNVPVGEVYFLLFGIVTLGFLFYLPEGIVPRVVGEWRARSEPQAGEAVADGGKSRGERIVESWTDDLRELFGGERR